A genomic region of Cannabis sativa cultivar Pink pepper isolate KNU-18-1 chromosome 1, ASM2916894v1, whole genome shotgun sequence contains the following coding sequences:
- the LOC115704769 gene encoding uncharacterized protein LOC115704769: MLLMRNSISSTKKFFQRTFGSLKCLFTGGSYQKLPKSPRGHPFTGDSTTAATTATNIHQWGGASCTKRREKRSDDENDHHIISTTTTYDQYPMEQKKKDQTSPNKKVVMMSSNNNNKKKLGDYHYSNKNKNCLVEEKLKELEMLDVSNVDHVLDIEEVLHYYSRLTCPAYLEIIDKFFIDMFSELLASSTPAQPPNSRFRSQSSTITS, from the coding sequence ATGTTGCTAATGAGAAACTCCATTTCCTCCACCAAGAAattctttcaaagaacttttGGTAGTTTGAAGTGCCTCTTCACCGGAGGGTCCTACCAAAAGCTACCGAAATCCCCTCGCGGCCATCCATTCACCGGCGATTCTACAACCGCAGCCACCACCGCAACGAATATCCACCAATGGGGTGGTGCCAGCTGTACTAAAAGGAGAGAAAAAAGATCAGATGATGAGAATGATCACCATATAATTAGTACTACTACTACTTATGATCAATATCCAATGGAGCAGAAGAAAAAAGATCAAACCTCTCCTAATAAAAAGGTGGTGATGATGAgtagtaataataacaacaaaaagaaGTTGGGAGATTATCATTAcagcaataaaaataaaaattgtttggtTGAGGAAAAGCTAAAAGAGCTAGAAATGTTGGATGTTAGTAATGTGGACCATGTTTTGGACATAGAAGAGGTTCTTCACTACTACTCTCGTCTAACTTGCCCAGCTTACCTTGAAATCATTGATAAGTTTTTCATTGACATGTTCTCTGAGTTGTTGGCTTCTTCCACTCCGGCTCAACCACCCAACTCCAGGTTCAGATCACAATCTTCTACCATCACatcataa
- the LOC115704901 gene encoding transcription repressor OFP8, with product MESRFKHKLSRMFRGSFGSCRTRNLSDVIEKSSLPPEEINHSFHMTDPIIPQKIRPFPSICRPIEQIDNNCIVSTMDVMLPRAKLSSSSSVGATPFSRVDSFSGRSCSRASPVFPLNPFYELRNSNFRQKKSSKNINNPAKKEKSKKKKKNQKSFKNKDYFAPFSSSSLDSNLGGWWFSSEDEDRTYDEREDETETLFFSSKSLSSDSSEQRRRRRNRRSDKSGLRIKTSSDVGLVPLPARVKDSFAVVKKSSDPHHDFRTSMVEMIVEKQIFGAKDLEQLLQCFLSLNSDHHHRVIVEVFTEILEALFTNWGS from the coding sequence ATGGAAAGTCGATTCAAGCATAAGCTCTCTCGCATGTTCCGGGGATCATTCGGGTCGTGCCGGACTCGAAACTTGAGTGATGTAATTGAAAAATCGTCATTGCCGCCTGAGGAAATTAATCACAGCTTTCACATGACTGACCCCATTATTCCTCAAAAGATTCGACCTTTTCCATCCATATGTCGACCCATCGAACAAATCGATAACAACTGTATTGTTTCCACCATGGACGTGATGCTTCCGAGGGCCAAactctcctcctcctcctccgtGGGAGCAACACCGTTCTCAAGAGTTGATTCTTTCAGTGGCCGAAGCTGTTCTCGGGCGTCCCCTGTATTTCCACTGAACCCATTTTACGAGCTGAGAAATAGTAATTTCAGGCAGAAGAAGAGTAGTAAGAACATTAATAACCCTGCTAAGAAggaaaagagcaagaagaagaagaagaaccaaAAGAGCTTTAAAAACAAGGATTACTTCGCTCCCTTCAGTTCATCTTCTCTGGACAGTAATCTCGGTGGGTGGTGGTTCAGCAGCGAAGACGAAGATCGAACCTACGACGAACGAGAAGACGAAACGGAAACCCTGTTTTTCTCTTCCAAGAGCCTATCTTCAGACTCGTCGGAGCAACGACGGCGTCGGAGGAATCGCCGAAGTGATAAGTCGGGTCTCCGGATAAAGACGAGCTCTGATGTGGGTCTTGTTCCGTTACCGGCGAGAGTAAAGGATAGCTTTGCTGTGGTGAAGAAATCGAGCGATCCTCATCACGATTTCAGAACGTCAATGGTGGAGATGATTGTAGAGAAACAGATCTTCGGGGCCAAAGATCTTGAGCAGCTTTTGCAGTGTTTTCTCTCATTGAATTCGGATCATCATCACAGAGTCATCGTTGAAGTTTTTACAGAGATTTTGGAAGCTCTGTTCACAAACTGGggatcttaa